In uncultured Bacteroides sp., the following proteins share a genomic window:
- a CDS encoding rhomboid family intramembrane serine protease — MATYIIIGITVVLSYMCFNNQDLFGKLAFAPYRTIKNNEWHRLITHGFIHADTTHLFVNMFTLWSFGTYIEEGFQFLGFGTIGYLGLYFGGMIVASLYDLIKRRNDPYYRSIGASGAISAVLFTSIFFNPFGKILLFAIIPIPGILFGPLYLVYCQYMNKKGGDNINHNAHFYGAVFGIIYPILLEPSLIYTFLSNF, encoded by the coding sequence ATGGCTACATACATTATCATCGGTATCACAGTTGTTCTCTCATACATGTGTTTCAATAATCAGGATTTATTTGGTAAACTGGCCTTTGCCCCTTACCGGACAATAAAGAACAATGAATGGCACCGATTGATTACTCACGGATTTATACATGCCGACACCACTCACCTTTTTGTGAATATGTTTACTCTCTGGTCTTTTGGCACCTATATAGAGGAAGGTTTTCAATTCTTAGGATTTGGCACAATTGGCTATCTGGGACTTTATTTCGGAGGGATGATTGTTGCTTCACTTTACGACCTTATCAAACGCCGGAACGATCCATATTACAGATCCATCGGAGCTTCCGGAGCAATATCCGCAGTATTGTTCACATCTATATTCTTCAATCCGTTCGGGAAAATACTCTTATTCGCCATTATCCCTATACCGGGTATTTTATTTGGTCCTCTTTATCTGGTATACTGTCAGTATATGAATAAAAAGGGAGGAGATAATATTAATCACAATGCTCACTTCTATGGTGCAGTCTTTGGAATAATTTATCCTATATTACTGGAGCCTTCATTAATCTATACTTTCTTATCCAACTTTTGA
- a CDS encoding methyltransferase domain-containing protein, with protein MATNEFDSRARGWDKESIHWERSKAIADRIIKMLPANNKIKALEYGAGTGILSFMLSDKLAEITLMDNSQEMVKVLQEKVIENKSANLKPLIFNLEETEYKTETFDFIYTQMVLHHVLNTKLIISRFYDMLNSGGCLAIADLYKEDGSFHGEGFNGHNGFDVEQLKENLEKAGFTDITTEQCFVMKKGSGNVMKDYPVFLMIARKPTDSH; from the coding sequence ATGGCTACAAATGAATTTGACAGCAGAGCTCGCGGTTGGGATAAAGAATCTATTCACTGGGAACGTTCAAAAGCAATAGCAGATAGAATTATAAAAATGCTTCCTGCTAATAATAAAATTAAAGCACTGGAATATGGAGCAGGAACTGGTATATTAAGTTTTATGCTATCAGATAAACTTGCAGAGATTACTTTAATGGACAACTCACAGGAGATGGTTAAAGTTCTTCAGGAAAAAGTGATAGAAAATAAATCTGCCAATTTAAAACCGTTGATTTTTAATCTTGAAGAGACAGAATATAAGACTGAGACATTCGATTTTATCTATACACAAATGGTTCTACACCATGTGCTCAATACAAAACTGATTATCAGCCGATTTTATGATATGCTAAACTCTGGAGGATGCCTTGCTATTGCTGATTTATATAAAGAAGACGGATCTTTTCACGGAGAGGGATTCAACGGACACAATGGTTTTGATGTGGAGCAGCTTAAGGAAAACCTTGAGAAAGCAGGTTTCACTGATATTACCACAGAACAATGCTTCGTGATGAAAAAAGGAAGCGGAAATGTGATGAAGGATTATCCTGTATTTCTTATGATTGCAAGGAAACCTACTGATAGCCATTGA
- a CDS encoding OmpA family protein — translation MKKKLLLALLAIAPLGLFAQNEETNTAQSQEKTLKQYGFWDNWFIQGQIGGQYTFSENHKAASFGDKISPNAALGVGKFFSPEVGARVQLGGWTSSNYMNNGTYDVKYLNGNVDALFNMTNIFLPYKEDRVFNLIGILGIGYVHGFKDSDENLHATNSISPRIGLQADFRLSNAWSVNLEANGNLLRDDFNNQEKFGCSYDGTLNVLAGVTYRFGRRGFATVNPADENLINSLNNQINEQRDQIKELKACCEKKQAAVEPQYVAPQKTENKRPDLSAAVIFGIGKSNIDPNQEVNLYNTVQYLKQYPDAKVTISSYADKKTGTAKFNQELSKKRSESVAKILKEKYGIAEDRINIINNGDKEQPYPDNNDWNRVSIFTSK, via the coding sequence ATGAAGAAAAAATTATTACTCGCTTTACTAGCAATAGCTCCTCTTGGGCTATTTGCACAGAATGAAGAAACAAATACTGCACAGAGTCAGGAAAAAACATTAAAGCAGTATGGGTTTTGGGATAACTGGTTCATCCAAGGTCAGATAGGAGGACAGTATACATTTAGTGAGAACCACAAAGCCGCTTCTTTTGGAGATAAGATTAGTCCAAATGCAGCTTTGGGAGTAGGGAAATTCTTTTCACCAGAAGTAGGAGCGCGTGTTCAACTGGGTGGATGGACATCAAGTAACTACATGAACAATGGCACGTATGATGTAAAATATCTGAATGGTAACGTAGATGCGTTGTTTAACATGACGAATATTTTTCTTCCTTATAAAGAAGACAGAGTGTTTAACCTGATCGGTATTTTAGGTATTGGCTATGTACACGGATTTAAAGATTCGGATGAAAATCTACACGCAACAAATAGTATATCTCCACGCATAGGATTGCAGGCAGACTTCCGTTTGAGCAATGCATGGAGCGTAAACCTGGAAGCAAATGGAAACTTATTGCGTGACGACTTTAATAATCAGGAAAAGTTCGGATGCTCTTATGATGGTACTCTGAATGTATTAGCCGGTGTTACTTATCGCTTCGGAAGAAGAGGTTTTGCTACTGTAAATCCTGCTGATGAAAACCTGATTAACTCACTCAACAATCAGATAAATGAACAAAGAGATCAGATTAAGGAGCTAAAGGCATGTTGCGAAAAGAAACAAGCTGCTGTTGAACCTCAATATGTAGCTCCTCAAAAGACTGAGAATAAACGTCCAGATCTTAGTGCTGCTGTTATATTCGGAATTGGCAAATCAAATATAGATCCTAACCAAGAAGTCAATTTATATAATACTGTTCAATACCTAAAACAATATCCTGATGCAAAAGTAACAATTTCGAGTTATGCAGATAAGAAAACAGGAACTGCCAAATTTAATCAGGAATTAAGTAAAAAACGTTCTGAAAGTGTTGCTAAGATTCTTAAAGAAAAATATGGTATTGCTGAAGATAGAATCAACATCATAAATAACGGTGATAAAGAACAACCATATCCAGACAATAATGACTGGAATAGAGTTAGCATTTTCACCTCTAAATAA
- a CDS encoding DUF3575 domain-containing protein, whose amino-acid sequence MIRINKLLFLCMFMLWSITVVSAQNKVNNGALKKSLTEILHIVSQRKNVYINFNPQITNRIFLGDTFTGKDAIAKLNKSIGSYDLDIKGANSRYLYVRPIKKFILKGYLVDEKSMASISNIKVILAGQTSVKSDLNGNFSFTLSKGVYLIKVNADSYYPKNMKIVVNESEKVTVMLKKKIKKAIVVTPIKKKEEVFSATKDNKPDQVLADRKLTQSETINNSSEKSSSDTVLLLPKCFSRYALKTNILLWGNATPNVSIERRLNKNVSIDLLLAVKKVTSDYESQSLSYLIQPEIRYWFSNCFNGFNIGYHMYYSNYGVGDIIFPFQRKGLPNDLFYEGYLYGMGASVGYQKRINKHFAVEGVIGTGYIHLAYDQITWNSSWHNKKSLDYNYWGLTKAAVNLVYLF is encoded by the coding sequence ATGATACGGATTAATAAATTGTTATTCTTATGCATGTTTATGCTTTGGTCTATAACAGTAGTATCAGCTCAGAACAAAGTAAATAATGGTGCTTTAAAGAAATCATTGACAGAAATATTGCATATTGTAAGTCAACGAAAAAATGTATATATAAACTTTAATCCTCAGATTACAAATAGAATCTTTCTTGGAGATACATTTACTGGAAAAGATGCTATTGCAAAATTAAATAAATCAATAGGTAGTTATGATCTAGATATAAAAGGGGCAAATAGCAGATATCTGTATGTTAGGCCTATAAAGAAATTCATATTGAAAGGCTACTTGGTTGATGAAAAATCAATGGCTTCAATATCTAATATAAAGGTTATTCTTGCTGGACAAACTTCTGTGAAAAGTGATCTTAATGGGAACTTTAGTTTTACTTTAAGTAAAGGGGTTTACTTGATTAAGGTAAATGCTGATTCATATTATCCTAAAAACATGAAGATAGTAGTAAATGAATCTGAGAAGGTTACTGTTATGCTGAAAAAGAAAATAAAGAAGGCAATAGTAGTAACACCTATTAAAAAGAAAGAGGAGGTCTTTTCTGCAACCAAAGATAATAAGCCTGATCAGGTACTTGCTGACAGAAAGTTGACTCAGTCGGAAACCATTAATAATTCATCTGAAAAAAGCTCATCAGACACAGTCTTGTTATTGCCAAAATGTTTTTCAAGATATGCATTGAAGACAAATATATTGCTTTGGGGAAATGCTACTCCAAACGTGTCTATTGAGAGAAGACTTAATAAAAACGTTTCTATAGATCTATTGCTGGCTGTGAAAAAAGTAACGTCCGATTATGAAAGCCAATCATTGTCTTATTTAATTCAACCAGAAATACGTTATTGGTTTTCAAATTGCTTTAATGGTTTTAATATAGGATATCACATGTATTATTCTAATTATGGCGTTGGGGATATCATATTCCCATTCCAGAGAAAAGGACTTCCTAATGATCTGTTTTATGAAGGATATTTATATGGCATGGGAGCTTCTGTGGGATATCAGAAAAGAATTAATAAGCATTTTGCTGTTGAAGGTGTTATAGGTACAGGATATATTCATCTTGCATATGATCAGATAACCTGGAATAGTTCATGGCATAATAAGAAGAGCCTGGATTATAATTATTGGGGACTTACAAAGGCTGCAGTAAATCTCGTCTATTTATTTTAG
- a CDS encoding helix-turn-helix transcriptional regulator, protein MDVTFSSAPIVHRNVQENNLIEINMGDNSAILFVLSGRVSVSGIDFEQKMILSNEMLFLSPGIHYEVLAMDSSILAKYEFNRNVLMKMGQFLAPFIEEKNSDNQLKVTLPIKYSLMRFLEFFRQCDLNKQDLNEWCHDGLLLMLKNSYSKMELAALFFPVLGENMNFKEFVYANYNSVRSLQEFADLAKCSLSVFCREFKSNFGESAYQWILKRKSKYVLRDIISTSIPFQELADKYQFSSQAHFTKFCKQRYNMTPKDLRSNSRNCSFQNLVH, encoded by the coding sequence ATGGATGTAACCTTTAGTTCAGCTCCGATTGTACATAGAAATGTGCAAGAGAATAATTTGATAGAAATAAATATGGGAGATAATAGCGCTATCTTATTTGTTCTATCTGGTAGAGTTTCTGTTTCCGGAATAGATTTCGAGCAAAAGATGATCTTATCTAACGAGATGCTTTTTTTATCTCCGGGGATTCATTATGAAGTGTTGGCTATGGATTCTTCAATTCTTGCTAAGTATGAATTTAATCGGAATGTATTAATGAAGATGGGACAATTTTTGGCTCCGTTTATTGAAGAAAAAAATTCTGATAATCAATTAAAAGTAACGTTGCCAATAAAATATAGTTTAATGCGTTTTTTAGAGTTTTTTCGTCAATGTGATTTGAATAAGCAGGACTTAAATGAGTGGTGCCATGACGGTTTACTCTTGATGTTGAAGAATTCTTATTCTAAAATGGAGTTAGCAGCTTTATTTTTTCCTGTATTGGGGGAGAATATGAACTTTAAAGAGTTTGTTTATGCCAATTACAATTCGGTAAGAAGCTTACAGGAATTTGCTGATTTAGCAAAATGTAGTTTAAGTGTTTTCTGCAGGGAGTTCAAAAGTAATTTTGGAGAGTCTGCCTATCAATGGATCTTGAAACGTAAATCAAAATATGTGTTACGTGATATAATTTCAACTTCCATACCGTTTCAGGAGTTGGCTGATAAATATCAGTTTTCGTCTCAGGCGCACTTTACGAAGTTTTGTAAGCAAAGATATAATATGACTCCAAAAGATTTAAGAAGCAATTCCAGAAATTGCAGCTTTCAGAATTTGGTACATTAA
- a CDS encoding sigma-70 family RNA polymerase sigma factor, translating to MQISWNKLKECDELEWKNLFRQHAEFLYAYGMKLAHDEDLVKDSIQELFITIYEKRNSLSEPTYMRAYLCSGLRNRLINALKKDSPVSLDDTDYAFTLSIDDGSADEEEKQYRKVQNLLNKLTNRQREVIYLKYFKGLSNEEIAYTLSINKQSVANLLSEAIRQMKKDITFIFFLLLVLRRFLGL from the coding sequence ATGCAGATATCTTGGAATAAATTGAAGGAATGCGATGAACTGGAATGGAAAAATCTGTTTCGGCAACATGCAGAATTCCTTTATGCATATGGAATGAAGCTTGCTCATGATGAAGATTTGGTTAAAGATTCTATTCAGGAGCTTTTTATTACGATTTATGAAAAACGAAATTCACTAAGCGAACCTACTTATATGAGAGCATATCTTTGTTCTGGTTTAAGGAATAGATTAATTAATGCTTTGAAAAAGGATTCACCGGTTTCATTAGATGATACTGATTATGCCTTTACATTATCTATTGATGATGGGAGTGCAGATGAGGAAGAAAAACAATACAGAAAGGTTCAGAATTTACTTAATAAATTGACTAACAGACAAAGAGAAGTGATTTATCTTAAGTATTTCAAAGGACTTTCTAATGAGGAAATAGCTTATACTTTGAGTATAAATAAACAGTCTGTTGCAAACCTTCTTTCGGAAGCTATCCGGCAAATGAAAAAGGATATTACTTTTATTTTCTTTCTATTGCTTGTTTTACGGAGATTCTTAGGATTATGA
- a CDS encoding FecR family protein, translated as MKKTDLISILEKMALSEGNILSTEEEAHLKEAFSAIPLLDEKPTDDFLDEMETILFSQKIIFGKQSKRLIPWKKYASIAALFAILLSAGLWMYSQNMNFETSQNEQLAFKLPDNSEVRLNENSSVSYNKFFFYFNRNIEMRGEAYFIVTKGKKFSVLTSTHKISVLGTRFVVYEKDTFNVVCYEGKVLVESLDSNQKKVLTKGRSFNSDTIIKENQPQWISHKYVFNNSSLYDVISAIEKEYEISIQNKEICRGLVFTGSFPADDLNTALEIVLGPYNMIGEQISPKCYKLNK; from the coding sequence ATGAAAAAAACGGATTTGATAAGTATTCTTGAAAAGATGGCCTTAAGTGAAGGTAATATTCTTTCTACAGAGGAAGAGGCACATTTGAAAGAGGCTTTTTCTGCGATTCCTCTTCTTGATGAAAAGCCAACAGATGATTTTCTTGATGAAATGGAAACAATTTTATTTAGTCAGAAAATTATATTTGGAAAACAATCAAAAAGATTAATCCCATGGAAAAAGTATGCTTCTATAGCAGCATTATTTGCTATTCTATTGAGTGCCGGATTGTGGATGTATAGTCAGAATATGAATTTTGAAACAAGTCAGAATGAACAACTTGCTTTTAAGTTGCCAGATAATTCAGAAGTTAGACTGAACGAAAACAGTTCAGTTTCGTACAATAAGTTCTTTTTCTATTTCAATAGGAATATTGAAATGAGAGGTGAAGCATACTTTATTGTAACGAAAGGGAAGAAATTCTCGGTGCTAACTTCTACTCATAAGATTTCTGTGTTGGGAACCAGATTTGTTGTTTATGAAAAAGATACTTTTAATGTAGTGTGTTATGAAGGTAAAGTTTTAGTAGAAAGCCTTGACTCAAACCAAAAGAAGGTATTGACTAAGGGGAGAAGTTTTAATTCTGATACAATTATAAAGGAGAATCAACCTCAATGGATTAGCCATAAGTATGTTTTTAATAATTCTTCTCTTTATGATGTAATAAGTGCAATCGAAAAAGAATATGAAATCTCTATTCAGAATAAAGAAATTTGCCGGGGACTAGTCTTTACAGGTTCTTTTCCTGCAGATGATCTAAATACGGCTTTGGAAATTGTTCTGGGACCTTATAATATGATTGGGGAACAGATAAGTCCAAAGTGTTATAAACTAAACAAGTAA
- a CDS encoding DUF4382 domain-containing protein has protein sequence MDIQENITTSSGYSVMIDFDAEKSIVRKGKGGYYLKPVIRGYVVENTSAISGYILSKEIPFKVFTLVGTDSIITLSDTARNNLFMLHGLKSGNYTVSFQDPTSLAILKTLSVTVFGGDDKDLGSVTVK, from the coding sequence GTGGATATTCAGGAGAATATTACTACCAGTAGCGGATATTCTGTAATGATTGATTTTGACGCAGAAAAGTCTATTGTTCGCAAAGGCAAAGGCGGTTATTATTTGAAACCTGTGATCAGAGGATATGTTGTGGAAAATACATCTGCAATTTCTGGTTATATTCTGTCAAAAGAAATTCCTTTCAAGGTCTTTACTTTAGTTGGAACAGATTCAATTATAACTCTTTCTGACACAGCCAGAAATAATTTATTTATGCTTCATGGCTTGAAGTCAGGCAATTATACTGTATCATTTCAGGATCCAACATCGCTTGCTATATTGAAAACTCTTTCTGTAACTGTGTTTGGTGGTGATGATAAGGATTTAGGTTCTGTAACAGTGAAATAA